The Thunnus thynnus chromosome 2, fThuThy2.1, whole genome shotgun sequence genome includes a region encoding these proteins:
- the erap2 gene encoding endoplasmic reticulum aminopeptidase 2 isoform X1 — translation MALVRLLVLSLFHASLVGSQPAKISQQPSSPPHPAGEQSPPGIDNLSFPWSRLRLPRYIIPLHYRLLLHPNLTSLSFTGSVQIQIEVRNNTNWVVLHSKGLQISKATILNQNLRHLSDQDLPVLHNPSHEQIGIFSPWVLSSGQKYFLYIEFGAELSEGFNGFYKSTYRTSAGEIRTLASTHFEPTSARMAFPCFDEPNFKANFSLRIRRSPEYISLSNMAIFKIVEVNDGLLEDHFAASVKMSTYLVAFVICDFKSVTATTASGVQVSIYAAPEKWNQTHYALEAAVKMLDFYDEYFNIPYPLPKQGKLLFLFLCNQQSFHFFPFHPANFCLLTFVFPLSDLIAIPDFQSGAMENWGLTTYRETSLLFDPLTSSVSDKLWVTMVIGHELAHQWFGNLVTMEWWNDIWLNEGFARYMEYISVEATYPELKVEEYLLHTCFAAVGYDSLNSSRPISSPADNPTQIKEMFDTVSYDKGACILHMLRHFLTDDVFQSGIVRYLRKYSYKNAQNQDLWDSLANTCSEEDFISGKHCYSSSQASKNAYLFAGEHLNLTAMMNTWTLQKGIPLVTVTRKGSRLLLRQDRFLRTVLPSDPHWSTLQQGYLWHIPLTYKTDTSSTIHRHLMTTHTDSVPIGEDVNWVKVNSDMTGYYVVHYEDGGWDEMTKLLRENHTALSYKDRTQLIHNAFQLVTAGHLPLNKALDLIGYLQSETHTVPLLEGLGYLETFYRLIEKRNELDLAHNLGMYILRFFRGVIDQQTWSDAGSVSERRLRSEVLSLACHLDDPPCLEQARQSFKDWLQSDGTLNLPTDVVDTVFSVGAQDDHGWDSLLHAYNTSLFAAQKRKILFALTCSRDTNKLHRLLKLGLEGKVIRSQDLSSVILMVARNPQGHHLTWNFVKKNWSTLVEKFQLGSSCIRNSIIGTTGQFSSPEELDDVKKFFESIKEQASQLRATQVALDNVQKNVRWVQRNLEPLRNWVNEKN, via the exons ATGGCCTTGGTGAGGTTGTTAGTGCTGTCTCTGTTCCATGCGTCTCTGGTTGGGTCGCAACCTGCCAAAATTTCACAGCAGCCGTCAAGCCCTCCTCACCCTGCAGGAGAGCAATCTCCTCCTGGGATTGACAATCTGTCCTTCCCCTGGAGTCGCCTTCGTCTGCCAAG ATACATCATTCCTCTTCACTACCGCCTCCTCCTGCACCCAAACCTCACAAGTCTCAGTTTCACTGGCTCAGTGCAGATCCAGATTGAGGTCCGGAACAACACAAATTGGGTTGTATTGCACAGCAAGGGTCTGCAGATCTCAAAGGCCACCATACTGAACCAGAACCTCCGCCATTTGTCTGATCAG GATCTCCCAGTTCTTCATAACCCTTCCCATGAGCAGATAGGCATTTTCTCACCCTGGGTGCTCAGCAGTGGGCAGAAGTACTTCCTGTATATTGAGTTTGGGGCAGAGCTTTCAGAGGGCTTCAATGGTTTCTATAAGAGCACCTACAGAACCAGTGCAGGAGAGATCAG aACTTTAGCTTCAACTCACTTTGAGCCCACCAGTGCTCGGATGGCGTTCCCTTGTTTTGATGAGCCAAACTTCAAAGCCAACTTCTCCTTACGGATCAGGAGGAGCCCAGAGTACATTTCTTTGTCCAACATGGCTATA tTCAAAATAGTTGAAGTGAACGACGGTCTGCTGGAGGACCACTTTGCCGCAAGTGTAAAGATGAGCACGTACCTCGTAGCTTTTGTCATCTGTGATTTCAAATCTGTGACTGCAACAACAGCCTCTGGTGTGCAG GTGTCAATCTATGCTGCCCCTGAGAAGTGGAATCAGACCCACTACGCCCTGGAGGCTGCTGTCAAAATGCTTGACTTCTATGATGAGTATTTCAACATCCCATATCCTCTACCCAAACAAGGTAAACttctctttctatttttatgTAACCAACAAAgctttcattttttcccttttcaccCTGCCAATTTCTGTCTCCTGACCTTTGTTTTCCCTCTCTCAGACCTGATAGCCATCCCAGACTTCCAGTCCGGTGCAATGGAAAATTGGGGTCTGACCACCTACAGAGAGACCAGCCTTCTCTTTGATCCGCTTACATCCTCTGTTTCTGATAAACTGTGGGTTACTATGGTGATTGGCCATGAGCTGGCCCATCAG TGGTTTGGTAATTTGGTGACCATGGAGTGGTGGAATGATATCTGGCTGAATGAAGGCTTTGCCAGATACATGGAGTACATTTCAGTCGAGGCCACCTACCCTGAACTGAAAGTG GAAGAATATCTGCTTCACACCTGTTTTGCAGCAGTTGGTTATGATTCGTTGAATTCCTCTCGGCCAATATCTAGTCCAGCAGATAACCCCACTCAAATCAAAGAGATGTTTGACACAGTCTCCTATGACAAG GGAGCATGCATCCTGCACATGCTGCGACACTTTCTAACAGATGATGTGTTCCAGAGCGGGATAGTGCGATACCTCCGCAAATACAGCtacaaaaatgcacaaaaccAAGACCTGTGGGACAGTCTGGCCAAT acatGCTCAGAGGAGGATTTCATCTCAGGAAAACACTGTTACAGCAGCAGCCAAGCCTCCAAGAATGCA TACCTGTTTGCAGGGGAGCACCTGAACCTGACAGCCATGATGAACACTTGGACTCTGCAGAAAGGTATTCCTCTGGTGACTGTAACCAGGAAGGGGTCTCGTCTGCTGCTTAGACAGGACAGGTTCCTGAGGACAGTGCTGCCTTCTGACCCCCACTGGTCCACATTGCAACAGGG TTATCTTTGGCATATCCCTCTGACATACAAGACCGATACTTCTAGCACCATCCACAGACACCTgatgacaacacacacag ACAGTGTACCCATAGGAGAGGACGTCAACTGGGTAAAGGTAAACTCTGACATGACAGGCTACTATGTGGTTCATTACGAGGATGGTGGTTGGGATGAGATGACAAAGCTACTGAGAGAAAACCACACTGCTCTCAGCTACAAAGATAGGACTCAGTTGATACACAACGCCTTTCAACTGGTCAC GGCAGGTCATCTACCACTCAATAAAGCCTTAGACTTGATTGGTTATCTGCAATCGGAGACACACACAGTTCCTCTCCTTGAAGGACTTGGCTATCTGGAGACCTTCTACCGGCTCATTGAGAAAAGGAATGAGCTTGATCTAGCACACAACCTGGGG ATGTACATCCTGCGATTTTTCCGTGGTGTCATTGACCAACAGACATGGAGTGACGCGGGCTCTGTGTCAGAGCGACGGCTGAGGTCAGAGGTCCTCTCTCTGGCGTGCCACCTGGATGACCCTCCCTGTCTGGAGCAGGCGCGTCAGAGCTTCAAAGACTGGCTTCAGTCCGACGGAACACTCAA CCTGCCCACTGATGTGGTGGacactgtgttttcagtgggaGCACAGGATGACCACGGCTGGGACTCACTCCTCCACGCATACAACACCTCCCTCTTTGCAGCACAAAAACGAAAAATCCTGTTTGCCTTGACCTGCAGCAGGGACACCAACAAACTACACAG ACTGCTGAAGCTAGGCCTGGAAGGGAAGGTGATACGATCCCAGGACCTGTCCTCTGTCATCCTGATGGTGGCCAGAAACCCGCAGGGACATCACCTCACCTGGAACTTTGTCAAGAAGAACTGGAGCACACTGGTTGAAAA ATTCCAATTGGGCTCATCTTGCATTAGAAACAGCATCATTGGCACCACCGGCCAGTTTTCATCTCCAGAGGAACTCGACGAT GTAAAGAAGTTCTTTGAGTCCATCAAAGAACAGGCGTCTCAGCTGAGAGCTACCCAGGTTGCCCTGGACAACGTGCAGAAAAATGTTCGCTGGGTCCAGAGGAACCTAGAGCCTCTAAGAAACTGGGTGAATGAGAAGAATTAA
- the erap2 gene encoding endoplasmic reticulum aminopeptidase 2 isoform X2 yields MALVRLLVLSLFHASLVGSQPAKISQQPSSPPHPAGEQSPPGIDNLSFPWSRLRLPRYIIPLHYRLLLHPNLTSLSFTGSVQIQIEVRNNTNWVVLHSKGLQISKATILNQNLRHLSDQDLPVLHNPSHEQIGIFSPWVLSSGQKYFLYIEFGAELSEGFNGFYKSTYRTSAGEIRTLASTHFEPTSARMAFPCFDEPNFKANFSLRIRRSPEYISLSNMAIFKIVEVNDGLLEDHFAASVKMSTYLVAFVICDFKSVTATTASGVQVSIYAAPEKWNQTHYALEAAVKMLDFYDEYFNIPYPLPKQDLIAIPDFQSGAMENWGLTTYRETSLLFDPLTSSVSDKLWVTMVIGHELAHQWFGNLVTMEWWNDIWLNEGFARYMEYISVEATYPELKVEEYLLHTCFAAVGYDSLNSSRPISSPADNPTQIKEMFDTVSYDKGACILHMLRHFLTDDVFQSGIVRYLRKYSYKNAQNQDLWDSLANTCSEEDFISGKHCYSSSQASKNAYLFAGEHLNLTAMMNTWTLQKGIPLVTVTRKGSRLLLRQDRFLRTVLPSDPHWSTLQQGYLWHIPLTYKTDTSSTIHRHLMTTHTDSVPIGEDVNWVKVNSDMTGYYVVHYEDGGWDEMTKLLRENHTALSYKDRTQLIHNAFQLVTAGHLPLNKALDLIGYLQSETHTVPLLEGLGYLETFYRLIEKRNELDLAHNLGMYILRFFRGVIDQQTWSDAGSVSERRLRSEVLSLACHLDDPPCLEQARQSFKDWLQSDGTLNLPTDVVDTVFSVGAQDDHGWDSLLHAYNTSLFAAQKRKILFALTCSRDTNKLHRLLKLGLEGKVIRSQDLSSVILMVARNPQGHHLTWNFVKKNWSTLVEKFQLGSSCIRNSIIGTTGQFSSPEELDDVKKFFESIKEQASQLRATQVALDNVQKNVRWVQRNLEPLRNWVNEKN; encoded by the exons ATGGCCTTGGTGAGGTTGTTAGTGCTGTCTCTGTTCCATGCGTCTCTGGTTGGGTCGCAACCTGCCAAAATTTCACAGCAGCCGTCAAGCCCTCCTCACCCTGCAGGAGAGCAATCTCCTCCTGGGATTGACAATCTGTCCTTCCCCTGGAGTCGCCTTCGTCTGCCAAG ATACATCATTCCTCTTCACTACCGCCTCCTCCTGCACCCAAACCTCACAAGTCTCAGTTTCACTGGCTCAGTGCAGATCCAGATTGAGGTCCGGAACAACACAAATTGGGTTGTATTGCACAGCAAGGGTCTGCAGATCTCAAAGGCCACCATACTGAACCAGAACCTCCGCCATTTGTCTGATCAG GATCTCCCAGTTCTTCATAACCCTTCCCATGAGCAGATAGGCATTTTCTCACCCTGGGTGCTCAGCAGTGGGCAGAAGTACTTCCTGTATATTGAGTTTGGGGCAGAGCTTTCAGAGGGCTTCAATGGTTTCTATAAGAGCACCTACAGAACCAGTGCAGGAGAGATCAG aACTTTAGCTTCAACTCACTTTGAGCCCACCAGTGCTCGGATGGCGTTCCCTTGTTTTGATGAGCCAAACTTCAAAGCCAACTTCTCCTTACGGATCAGGAGGAGCCCAGAGTACATTTCTTTGTCCAACATGGCTATA tTCAAAATAGTTGAAGTGAACGACGGTCTGCTGGAGGACCACTTTGCCGCAAGTGTAAAGATGAGCACGTACCTCGTAGCTTTTGTCATCTGTGATTTCAAATCTGTGACTGCAACAACAGCCTCTGGTGTGCAG GTGTCAATCTATGCTGCCCCTGAGAAGTGGAATCAGACCCACTACGCCCTGGAGGCTGCTGTCAAAATGCTTGACTTCTATGATGAGTATTTCAACATCCCATATCCTCTACCCAAACAAG ACCTGATAGCCATCCCAGACTTCCAGTCCGGTGCAATGGAAAATTGGGGTCTGACCACCTACAGAGAGACCAGCCTTCTCTTTGATCCGCTTACATCCTCTGTTTCTGATAAACTGTGGGTTACTATGGTGATTGGCCATGAGCTGGCCCATCAG TGGTTTGGTAATTTGGTGACCATGGAGTGGTGGAATGATATCTGGCTGAATGAAGGCTTTGCCAGATACATGGAGTACATTTCAGTCGAGGCCACCTACCCTGAACTGAAAGTG GAAGAATATCTGCTTCACACCTGTTTTGCAGCAGTTGGTTATGATTCGTTGAATTCCTCTCGGCCAATATCTAGTCCAGCAGATAACCCCACTCAAATCAAAGAGATGTTTGACACAGTCTCCTATGACAAG GGAGCATGCATCCTGCACATGCTGCGACACTTTCTAACAGATGATGTGTTCCAGAGCGGGATAGTGCGATACCTCCGCAAATACAGCtacaaaaatgcacaaaaccAAGACCTGTGGGACAGTCTGGCCAAT acatGCTCAGAGGAGGATTTCATCTCAGGAAAACACTGTTACAGCAGCAGCCAAGCCTCCAAGAATGCA TACCTGTTTGCAGGGGAGCACCTGAACCTGACAGCCATGATGAACACTTGGACTCTGCAGAAAGGTATTCCTCTGGTGACTGTAACCAGGAAGGGGTCTCGTCTGCTGCTTAGACAGGACAGGTTCCTGAGGACAGTGCTGCCTTCTGACCCCCACTGGTCCACATTGCAACAGGG TTATCTTTGGCATATCCCTCTGACATACAAGACCGATACTTCTAGCACCATCCACAGACACCTgatgacaacacacacag ACAGTGTACCCATAGGAGAGGACGTCAACTGGGTAAAGGTAAACTCTGACATGACAGGCTACTATGTGGTTCATTACGAGGATGGTGGTTGGGATGAGATGACAAAGCTACTGAGAGAAAACCACACTGCTCTCAGCTACAAAGATAGGACTCAGTTGATACACAACGCCTTTCAACTGGTCAC GGCAGGTCATCTACCACTCAATAAAGCCTTAGACTTGATTGGTTATCTGCAATCGGAGACACACACAGTTCCTCTCCTTGAAGGACTTGGCTATCTGGAGACCTTCTACCGGCTCATTGAGAAAAGGAATGAGCTTGATCTAGCACACAACCTGGGG ATGTACATCCTGCGATTTTTCCGTGGTGTCATTGACCAACAGACATGGAGTGACGCGGGCTCTGTGTCAGAGCGACGGCTGAGGTCAGAGGTCCTCTCTCTGGCGTGCCACCTGGATGACCCTCCCTGTCTGGAGCAGGCGCGTCAGAGCTTCAAAGACTGGCTTCAGTCCGACGGAACACTCAA CCTGCCCACTGATGTGGTGGacactgtgttttcagtgggaGCACAGGATGACCACGGCTGGGACTCACTCCTCCACGCATACAACACCTCCCTCTTTGCAGCACAAAAACGAAAAATCCTGTTTGCCTTGACCTGCAGCAGGGACACCAACAAACTACACAG ACTGCTGAAGCTAGGCCTGGAAGGGAAGGTGATACGATCCCAGGACCTGTCCTCTGTCATCCTGATGGTGGCCAGAAACCCGCAGGGACATCACCTCACCTGGAACTTTGTCAAGAAGAACTGGAGCACACTGGTTGAAAA ATTCCAATTGGGCTCATCTTGCATTAGAAACAGCATCATTGGCACCACCGGCCAGTTTTCATCTCCAGAGGAACTCGACGAT GTAAAGAAGTTCTTTGAGTCCATCAAAGAACAGGCGTCTCAGCTGAGAGCTACCCAGGTTGCCCTGGACAACGTGCAGAAAAATGTTCGCTGGGTCCAGAGGAACCTAGAGCCTCTAAGAAACTGGGTGAATGAGAAGAATTAA
- the rgmb gene encoding RGM domain family member B, which produces MGRAGCCCRGAERLASPSLVRRFRPLLLLIIALCCGAHIGQCQVATPQCRIQKCTTDFVSLTSHLTPAVDGFHTEFCKALRAYSACTQRTAKSCRGNLVFHSAVLGISDLMSQRNCSRDGPTSSTHPEVHPEPCNYHSRTQHAHTHSHAHAHTHSHAHGHSHSRPGYLFCGLFGDPHLRTFKDSFQTCKVEGAWPLIDNDYLSVQVTNVPVVTGSSATATNKITIIFKPYEGCTDQRVYQAVTDNLPAAFDDGTVSSGDPIHTSAGADGATGKVRALWISERSPGRHVELHAGYIGVTVIVRQLGHYLTLAVRIPEELAQAYDATQDLQLCLNGCPSSERIDQGGHLPLPLSPPALGLQLQQLRRPSYSSQTQSSPYGAPQVFGVEGAKERCREQLEVPDIYFHSCVFDLLTTGDANFTVAAYSALKDMESLHPHQDRWRIYPRGSATSTLHLDTQHIKHLALLLLCALSVGFM; this is translated from the exons ATGGGGAGAGCCGGATGCTGTTGCCGCGGGGCTGAGCGCCTCGCCTCCCCGTCTCTGGTGCGCCGCTTCcggccactgctgctgctgatcatCGCTTTGTGCTGCGGTGCCCACATAG GTCAGTGCCAAGTGGCCACCCCTCAGTGCCGTATCCAGAAGTGCACCACCGACTTCGTCTCCCTGACCTCCCACCTCACGCCGGCCGTGGATGGCTTTCACACCGAATTTTGCAAGGCTTTGCGGGCGTACTCGGCCTGCACGCAGAGGACAGCCAAGTCCTGCCGGGGGAACCTGGTCTTCCACTCTGCCGTGCTGGGCATCTCAGACCTCATGAGCCAGAGGAATTGCTCCAGGGACGGGCCCACTTCTTCCACGCACCCCGAGGTCCACCCGGAGCCTTGCAACTACCACAGTCGCACCCAGcacgcccacacacactcccacgcgcacgcacacacgcactcCCACGCTCACGGCCACAGCCACTCGCGGCCTGGGTACCTGTTCTGCGGGCTGTTCGGGGACCCCCATCTGAGGACGTTTAAGGACAGCTTCCAGACTTGTAAGGTGGAGGGGGCTTGGCCTCTCATCGATAATGACTATCTGTCGGTGCAGGTCACTAATGTTCCAGTGGTAACAGGCTCCAGTGCCACAGCAACCAATAAG ATCACCATTATCTTCAAGCCCTATGAGGGTTGCACAGACCAGAGGGTCTACCAGGCCGTCACAGACAACCTCCCTGCTGCCTTTGACGATGGCACTGTGAGCAGCGGAGACCCAATCCACACTTCTGCTGGTGCCGACGGTGCAACCGGGAAGGTCCGGGCTCTGTGGATCTCTGAGCGCAGCCCGGGGCGCCATGTGGAGCTGCACGCTGGCTACATTGGCGTAACGGTGATCGTCCGCCAGCTGGGTCACTACCTGACCCTGGCGGTGCGGATCCCCGAGGAGCTGGCTCAGGCCTACGATGCCACCCAGGACCTGCAGCTCTGTCTGAACGGCTGCCCCAGCAGCGAACGCATCGACCAGGGAGGGCACCTGCCCCTGCCCCTGTCCCCACCTGCACTCGGCCTACAGCTTCAGCAGCTTCGGCGGCCCAGCTACTCCTCACAGACACAATCATCCCCCTACGGTGCCCCGCAGGTTTTCGGTGTGGAGGGGGCGAAGGAACGTTGTCGGGAGCAGCTGGAGGTGCCAGACATTTACTTCCACTCATGCGTGTTTGATCTCCTGACCACCGGGGATGCTAACTTCACAGTGGCGGCGTACAGTGCCCTGAAGGACATGGAGAGTCTTCACCCACACCAGGACAGATGGAGGATCTACCCCCGCGGCTCTGCCACCTCCACCTTACACCTTGATACTCAACATATCAAACACCTCGCTCTGCTCCTGCTGTGTGCACTGAGCGTTGGGTTCATGTAA